In the Phaseolus vulgaris cultivar G19833 chromosome 7, P. vulgaris v2.0, whole genome shotgun sequence genome, one interval contains:
- the LOC137829059 gene encoding uncharacterized protein produces MHEALVASQARNEELIRVNEELRKALQGREERATGDRSAPPSPPRNFPMPFSQEIMDTVVPANAVAVKASFNGVEDPEAHLTAFHTQMMLSGGSDAVYYKVFMSTLSGTALEWFVSLPTGHITTFQQFSKIFGAQIVRLPGKEEDMFVHAFKKGVLPGPFSESLIRSHPATFAEIQRRVVAHIAAKSKVFEKRGNVAPAKPRTQTRIQPQRVMEAAAGKKDQRMHHPYDPKKSKGKGPGRPRESNRPPRYEFLMGLADLIAIPNIVARLKVPEKTTDKLLGPKPDAWCEFHKSFGHSINSCLALGYQLVELVKCGFLKDYLLEKQMGQSSGSQPASSEGQQHEGPIHGEIHTITGGFSGGGCTASQQKKYTRSVMTVEAFEDRSPDMDITFTKEDLRDVGPHDNDPIVISLVTAGRMVHRVLVDQGSSTDVMFWPTFEKLQLSPDQLRPYGGCLYGFVGDQVDVRGYIELRTTFRDGVASCTEKIRYLVVNAPSAYNILLGRPTLNRIGVVPSTRHMKVKLPSMEGVVITIRSDQKETSDQGRDAKTPRGRSYQGNSISGMARQCRSGQEEQWEMADVR; encoded by the exons ATGCACGAGGCACTAGTGGCCTCACAGGCTAGAAATGAAGAGCTTATCAGAGTCAACGAAGAGCTACGTAAAGCTCTTCAGGGACGGGAGGAGCGTGCGACtggggacagatctgcacccccgTCCCCACCGCGTAATTTTCCCATGCCGTTTTCTCAGGAGATCATGGACACGGTGGTCCCTGCAAATGCGGTAGCGGTGAAAGCATCTTTTAACGGGGTGGaagatcctgaggctcatctcacggcgtttcacacgcagatgatgctctcagggggTTCAGACGCAGTCTACTacaaggtgttcatgagcactctcagTGGAACAGCGCTGGAGTGGTTCGTCAGTCTACCTACCGGCCACATTACCACCTTCCAGCAGTTCTCCAAGAT attcggagctcagatTGTTCGCTTACCAGGTAAGGAAGAAGATATGTTTGTGcatgccttcaaaaagggcgtgttgcctggACCGTTTAGTGAATCGCTGATCAGGAGCCACCCCGCAACGTTCGCTGAAATCCAGCGACGTgtcgtggctcacatcgccgctaAGAGCAAAGTTttcgagaagagaggaaatgtgGCTCCAGCTAAGCCACGCACTCAGACGAGGattcagccgcagagggtgatggaggcggcggcagggaagaaggatcaaaggatgcatcatccttatgatccaaagaAGAGCAAGGGGAAGGGGCCAGGGCGGCCTAGAGAGTCTAATCGCCCGCCGAGGTATGAGTTTTTGATGGGATTGGctgacctgatcgccattcccaacattgTTGCCAGGCTCAAAGTACCTGAGAAGACAACGGATAAGTTGTTGGGGCCAAAACCGGAcgcgtggtgtgagttccacaagagttttggccaTTCCATcaattcgtgcttggctttggGATACCAACTCGTCGAGTTGGTCAAGTGTGGGTTCTTGAAAGACTATTTGCTGGAGAAGCAAATGGGGCAATCGTCAGGTTCACAACCGGCGAGCAGTGAGGGACAGCAGCATGAAGGACCCATTCACGGTGAGATCCACACTATAACTGGTGGATTCTCGGGTGGTGGGTGTACTGCATCACAGCAGAAGAAATATACAAGGTCCGTGATGACAGTGGAGGCTTTTGAGGATCGCTCGCCCGAcatggacatcacgttcaccaaagaaGATCTTAGGGATGTTGGGCCTCATGACAATGATCCTATTGtaatctcgcttgttacggcggggAGGATGGTTCATCGGGTGTTGgtcgatcaaggaagctcgacagatgtgatgttttggccgactttcgaaaagttacagttatcccctgaccagctgaggccatatgggggctgcttataCGGTTTTGTTGGTGATCAAGTGGacgtcagggggtacattgagttaagaACGACGTTCAGAGATGGGGTGGCCTCGTGcacagagaagatcaggtaccttgttgtgAACGCTCCTTCGGCATATAatatcctgttgggaaggccaacactcaacaggataggagttgtgccttcaacgaggcacatgaaggtcaagttaccttcaatggagggggtggttatcaccatccgCTCTGATCAAAAGGAGACAAGCGATCAGGGACGAGACGCAAAAACTCCTCGCGGCAGGTCATATCAGGGAAATTCAATATCcggaatggctcgccaatgtcgttctggtcaagaagagcaatgggaaatggcggatgtgcgttGA